One genomic window of Chrysiogenes arsenatis DSM 11915 includes the following:
- a CDS encoding bacteriohemerythrin — translation MKVRTKNTALCIWSDQLATHHPLIDSQHRELLVRINAFVSYCNQPHEFSFEEELEALNLVLYLLDYVIDHFSAEEKLMLECDYPAFLAHRHAHSEYIANLYHFREKFRVIGLDKEMEDYLNDKVVDWLVHHIMEEDVKIATHIENQPPIEYPEDLT, via the coding sequence GTGAAAGTAAGAACAAAGAATACGGCACTCTGTATCTGGAGCGATCAACTGGCAACACATCATCCGCTGATTGATAGTCAGCACCGTGAGTTGTTGGTACGGATTAATGCCTTTGTCAGCTATTGCAATCAGCCACATGAGTTTAGTTTTGAAGAAGAGCTGGAAGCGCTCAATCTGGTGCTGTATCTCTTGGACTATGTTATTGACCACTTTTCGGCAGAAGAGAAGTTGATGCTGGAATGTGATTATCCTGCGTTTCTTGCGCATCGTCATGCGCATTCTGAATACATTGCCAATCTCTACCATTTTCGTGAAAAATTCCGTGTTATTGGCCTTGATAAGGAGATGGAAGATTACTTAAATGACAAGGTTGTCGACTGGCTGGTGCACCATATTATGGAAGAGGATGTGAAGATCGCTACCCATATTGAAAATCAGCCGCCGATCGAATACCCTGAGGATCTCACGTAA
- a CDS encoding GGDEF domain-containing protein, whose protein sequence is MGKYAELSGTINDLTKKTLTLLSQKGIASSPDYYAIFFEYLAGMNTKLSDEIKQLAQKTPPFQSTDLDSLFNRYFSTNTVNPEAIQASTTGLDIIKAIFEKLQQFESFGIQKQRVLEELKVKILRGEEAPEVVVDMLVGEIEAVAVQNREMRGSLENSIQRLDEVTQKLNELTCASRTDHLTGLFNRRALSEFLDGHLTNTALHPLSIILFDIDHFKRVNDTYGHLVGDHVLRQMAGELRHNVRDDDITARFGGEEFVVLLPKTNLGSAFKVAEKLRQQISLFDFGTDDAGQELGTITISVGVTTLKKGEAVDDFIARADRALYKSKQTGRNKSTMAQ, encoded by the coding sequence ATGGGAAAGTATGCTGAGCTGAGCGGAACGATAAATGATCTTACTAAAAAAACGTTAACGTTGTTATCGCAGAAGGGGATTGCCTCCTCTCCAGACTATTATGCTATTTTTTTCGAATACCTTGCTGGTATGAATACCAAGTTGTCCGATGAAATTAAACAGCTTGCCCAGAAAACCCCACCATTTCAATCAACCGATCTTGATTCGTTATTCAATCGCTACTTTTCTACCAATACAGTGAATCCAGAAGCTATTCAAGCCAGCACTACAGGTCTTGATATCATTAAGGCTATTTTTGAAAAACTCCAGCAATTTGAAAGCTTTGGCATTCAAAAACAGCGGGTTTTGGAAGAGCTGAAGGTGAAAATCCTTCGGGGCGAAGAGGCTCCCGAAGTGGTCGTTGATATGTTGGTGGGCGAAATCGAAGCGGTCGCGGTGCAGAATCGTGAGATGCGTGGGTCGCTTGAGAACTCTATTCAGCGACTTGATGAAGTGACGCAGAAACTGAATGAGTTAACCTGTGCGTCGCGCACGGATCATTTGACGGGTCTTTTTAATCGCCGCGCTCTCTCTGAATTTCTCGATGGTCATCTTACGAATACGGCGCTTCATCCGCTTTCGATTATTCTTTTTGATATCGACCACTTCAAGCGGGTCAATGATACGTACGGCCATTTGGTCGGGGATCATGTGCTGCGTCAGATGGCAGGTGAGTTGCGCCATAATGTGCGTGATGACGATATTACGGCACGTTTTGGCGGGGAAGAGTTTGTGGTACTATTGCCGAAAACGAATCTCGGAAGTGCCTTCAAAGTGGCCGAAAAGTTGCGTCAGCAAATTTCACTCTTCGATTTTGGCACCGACGATGCAGGACAAGAGCTTGGAACGATCACGATTAGTGTAGGGGTTACAACGCTTAAAAAAGGCGAAGCGGTAGATGATTTTATTGCTCGTGCGGATCGGGCGCTGTACAAGTCAAAGCAGACGGGTAGAAATAAAAGCACGATGGCGCAGTAG
- a CDS encoding MBL fold metallo-hydrolase, with amino-acid sequence MQYETIPVGPLQVNCSILFDPSTRDTAIIDAGGDFDTIRQFIEQQRLNVRWILTTHGHFDHVGAIADLKKTYPAAEYALHKDDVPLANNAPKHAAIYGLRAVAPPAPDRYLAHGDVLQCGSITINVIATPGHSPGGVCFSIPAEATLFSGDTLFCESIGRTDLPGSDHNTLLTGIKSKLFTLAGNTTVIPGHGPDTTIEHEKKHNPFVGNRRL; translated from the coding sequence GTGCAATACGAAACAATCCCTGTCGGCCCACTACAAGTGAATTGCTCTATCCTTTTCGACCCATCCACTCGAGATACAGCGATTATCGATGCCGGAGGCGACTTTGATACTATTCGCCAGTTTATAGAACAACAACGGCTGAACGTTCGCTGGATACTAACAACCCACGGGCATTTTGACCACGTTGGCGCTATTGCTGATCTCAAAAAAACGTATCCGGCTGCCGAGTACGCCCTCCACAAAGATGACGTCCCCCTAGCGAACAACGCGCCCAAACATGCCGCCATCTACGGGCTGCGCGCCGTCGCACCACCCGCTCCTGACCGCTACCTTGCCCACGGTGACGTACTGCAATGTGGTAGCATCACCATCAACGTTATCGCCACACCAGGGCATTCACCCGGCGGAGTGTGCTTCTCTATTCCAGCTGAGGCGACACTCTTTTCTGGCGATACCCTCTTTTGCGAAAGCATCGGGAGAACCGACCTCCCCGGTAGTGACCACAACACGCTTCTAACAGGAATCAAGTCCAAGCTCTTTACCCTTGCCGGGAACACCACGGTAATTCCCGGCCATGGCCCAGACACCACTATCGAACACGAAAAAAAGCATAACCCATTTGTCGGAAATCGCCGCCTGTAA
- the lgt gene encoding prolipoprotein diacylglyceryl transferase, translating to MDPILFSVYGFSLRYYSLMYILAGAIAFGLVHFMGKERHLQLSSDQIADMVSLGLLGGIIGARVYYVAFNWSFYAANPLDALAIWHGGLAIHGGIIGGTIAVWWYTKRRNIDQWHIADIAALCVLVGQACGRFGNFMNGDAHGIPTDLPWGVVFPASSIAGTEYPGIAIHPVMLYELVLNLLVFAALFAFRKRICKGGIMGYYLIAYGVIRVITSTFRADDLYLFGMKAPYLASMVMVIAGFWILQKRRSGNGKVC from the coding sequence ATGGATCCGATTCTGTTCAGTGTTTATGGCTTTTCGTTACGCTATTACAGTCTGATGTACATACTAGCGGGCGCTATCGCATTTGGTTTGGTTCACTTCATGGGGAAAGAACGTCATTTACAACTGAGTTCTGACCAGATTGCCGATATGGTTTCGCTTGGTTTGCTCGGCGGGATTATTGGAGCGCGGGTATACTATGTTGCGTTTAATTGGTCGTTTTATGCGGCGAATCCTCTTGACGCGCTCGCTATCTGGCATGGCGGGTTAGCGATCCACGGTGGGATCATCGGTGGCACTATCGCGGTATGGTGGTATACGAAACGACGGAATATTGATCAATGGCATATTGCTGATATTGCAGCGTTGTGTGTACTGGTTGGTCAAGCGTGCGGTCGTTTCGGGAATTTTATGAACGGCGATGCACATGGTATTCCAACTGACCTGCCGTGGGGGGTAGTATTTCCGGCGAGTTCTATTGCAGGAACGGAGTACCCAGGAATAGCGATTCATCCGGTTATGTTGTACGAATTAGTGCTCAATTTGCTTGTTTTTGCAGCGCTGTTTGCGTTCAGAAAAAGAATTTGCAAAGGGGGCATAATGGGGTACTATCTCATTGCTTACGGCGTTATTCGAGTGATTACATCCACTTTTCGGGCAGACGATCTCTATTTGTTTGGGATGAAGGCTCCATATCTTGCGAGCATGGTAATGGTTATCGCTGGTTTTTGGATACTACAGAAGCGGAGGAGTGGGAATGGGAAAGTATGCTGA